From one Trifolium pratense cultivar HEN17-A07 linkage group LG1, ARS_RC_1.1, whole genome shotgun sequence genomic stretch:
- the LOC123902791 gene encoding kelch domain-containing protein 4 isoform X1, which yields MGKKTKKPGKGKEKTEKKTAKAEVKRARREEKKLSPEDDIDAILLNIQKEEAKKKEVHVEDNVPAPSPRSNCSLTVNPLKETELILYGGEFYNGNKTFVYGDLYRYDVEKLEWKLISSPNSPPPRSAHQAVAWKNYVYIFGGEFTSPNQERFHHYKDFWMLDLKTNQWEQLNLKGCPGPRSGHRMVLYKHKIILFGGFYDTLREVRYYNDLFVFDLDQFKWQEIKPKPGAMWPTGRSGFQLFVYQDDIFLYGGYSKEVSSDKSASEKGIVHSDMWSLDPKTWEWNKVKKSGMPPGPRAGFSMCVHKRRALLFGGVVDIEVEGDTMMSLFLNELYGFQLDTNRWYPLELRKDKSTKDKLRKTEQNCTNDVDKKVESLCTARDETDDMECEESSIVDISQNIASKMAIADSETLTKPEGKSKESGAKLDIQNGLSEVVKPCGRINSCMAVGRDTLYIYGGMMEIKDQEITLDDLYSLNLSKLDEWKCIIPASESEWVEVSEDEDDDEENEDDDDDDESNSDGTSEENEEDDDDEVQNASDQVGDAVALIKGGIKNLRRKERRSRIEQIRASLGLSDSQRTPLAGESLRDFYKRTNLYWQMAAHEHTQHTGKELRKDGFDLAEGRYRELKPILDELAVLEAEQKAEEAEGPETSAKKRGKKKTRN from the exons atggggAAGAAAACAAAGAAGCCTGGCAAAGGAAAAGAGAAAACGGAGAAAAAAACCGCAAAAGCCGAAGTGAAACGAGCTCGCAGGGAAGAAAAAAAGCTTTCTCCCGAAGACGACATCGACGCCATTCTC TTGAATATACAAAAAGAagaagctaaaaagaaagaagtTCACGTTGAAGATAATGTTCCCGCTCCTTCTCCTCGCTCCAATTGCTCG CTTACTGTTAATCCATTGAAAGAGACAGAGTTGATTCTCTATGGAGGCGAATTCTACAACGGGAACAAG ACTTTCGTCTATGGTGATCTTTACCGGTATGATGTTGAGAAGCTGGAATGGAAACTGATTTCGAGTCCTAATAGTCCTCCTCCACGCAGTGCTCATCAAGCTGTTGCTTGGAAGaattatgtttatatttttg GTGGTGAATTTACATCTCCAAATCAAGAGAGGTTCCATCACTACAAG GATTTTTGGATGTTGGACCTGAAAACTAATCAGTGGGAACAGCTTAATTTAAAAGGGTGTCCTGGTCCGCGTTCGGGGCATCGGATG GTATTATACAAGCACAAGATTATTCTTTTTGGTGGCTTTTATGATACACTTAGAGAAGTGAG GTACTACAATGATCTATTTGTATTCGACCTTGATCAATTTaag TGGCAAGAAATAAAGCCTAAGCCTGGAGCAATGTGGCCAACTGGGCGTAGTggttttcaattatttgtttacCAAGATGAT ATTTTCTTATATGGTGGCTATTCAAAAGAAGTTTCATCTGACAAGAGTGCCTCTGAGAAAGGAATTGTTCATTCAGATATGTGGTCCCTTGATCCTAAGACTTGGGAATGGAACAAG GTCAAGAAAAGTGGGATGCCTCCTGGTCCTCGTGCAGGGTTTTCCATGTGTGTTCATAAGAGGAGGGCACTGCTATTTGGTGGTGTTGTGGATATAGAAGTTGAAG GTGATACAATGATGAGCTTGTTCTTGAATGAGCTTTATGGCTTTCAGTTAGACACCAATCGCTG GTATCCTCTTGAGTTAAGAAAGGATAAATCAACAAAAGATAAG TTAAGAAAGACTGAACAAAATTGTACCAACGATGTCGACAAGAAGGTAGAATCACTATGTACTGCAAGAGATGAAACTGATGATATGGAGTGCGAAGAAAGCAGCATTGTTGATATATCCCAGAATATTGCGTCAAAGATGGCTATTGCTGACAGTGAAACACTTACCAAACCGGAAGGAAAGTCCAAGGAATCTGGTGCTAAATTGGACATTCAGAATGGTTTGTCCGAG GTAGTGAAACCCTGTGGACGTATCAATTCTTGCATGGCTGTTGGAAGagatacattatacatatatggTGGCATGATGGAGATTAAAGATCAAGAAATCACTCTTGACGACTTGTATTCTCTGAACCTTAGCAAACTTGATGAATGGAAGTGCATCATACCA GCATCAGAATCTGAATGGGTGGAAGTTTCAGAggatgaggatgatgatgaagaaaatgaagatgatgacgACGATGATGAATCTAATAGCGATGGTACAAGTGAGGAGAACGAAGAAGATGATGACGATGAG GTTCAGAATGCATCAGATCAGGTGGGAGATGCTGTTGCCTTAATCAAGGGAGGGATAAAGAATCTGCGTAGGAAAGAAAGAAGGTCACGGATAGAGCAAATCAGAGCTAGCCTTGGCTTGTCAGATTCACAGAGAACACCATTG GCAGGTGAATCCTTGAGAGATTTCTATAAGCGTACAAATTTGTATTGGCAAATGGCAGCCCATGAACACACCCAGCACACCGGAAAA
- the LOC123902791 gene encoding kelch domain-containing protein 4 isoform X2: MGKKTKKPGKGKEKTEKKTAKAEVKRARREEKKLSPEDDIDAILLNIQKEEAKKKEVHVEDNVPAPSPRSNCSLTVNPLKETELILYGGEFYNGNKTFVYGDLYRYDVEKLEWKLISSPNSPPPRSAHQAVAWKNYVYIFGGEFTSPNQERFHHYKDFWMLDLKTNQWEQLNLKGCPGPRSGHRMVLYKHKIILFGGFYDTLREVRYYNDLFVFDLDQFKWQEIKPKPGAMWPTGRSGFQLFVYQDDIFLYGGYSKEVSSDKSASEKGIVHSDMWSLDPKTWEWNKVKKSGMPPGPRAGFSMCVHKRRALLFGGVVDIEVEGDTMMSLFLNELYGFQLDTNRWYPLELRKDKSTKDKLRKTEQNCTNDVDKKVESLCTARDETDDMECEESSIVDISQNIASKMAIADSETLTKPEGKSKESGAKLDIQNGLSEVVKPCGRINSCMAVGRDTLYIYGGMMEIKDQEITLDDLYSLNLSKLDEWKCIIPASESEWVEVSEDEDDDEENEDDDDDDESNSDGTSEENEEDDDDENASDQVGDAVALIKGGIKNLRRKERRSRIEQIRASLGLSDSQRTPLAGESLRDFYKRTNLYWQMAAHEHTQHTGKELRKDGFDLAEGRYRELKPILDELAVLEAEQKAEEAEGPETSAKKRGKKKTRN, translated from the exons atggggAAGAAAACAAAGAAGCCTGGCAAAGGAAAAGAGAAAACGGAGAAAAAAACCGCAAAAGCCGAAGTGAAACGAGCTCGCAGGGAAGAAAAAAAGCTTTCTCCCGAAGACGACATCGACGCCATTCTC TTGAATATACAAAAAGAagaagctaaaaagaaagaagtTCACGTTGAAGATAATGTTCCCGCTCCTTCTCCTCGCTCCAATTGCTCG CTTACTGTTAATCCATTGAAAGAGACAGAGTTGATTCTCTATGGAGGCGAATTCTACAACGGGAACAAG ACTTTCGTCTATGGTGATCTTTACCGGTATGATGTTGAGAAGCTGGAATGGAAACTGATTTCGAGTCCTAATAGTCCTCCTCCACGCAGTGCTCATCAAGCTGTTGCTTGGAAGaattatgtttatatttttg GTGGTGAATTTACATCTCCAAATCAAGAGAGGTTCCATCACTACAAG GATTTTTGGATGTTGGACCTGAAAACTAATCAGTGGGAACAGCTTAATTTAAAAGGGTGTCCTGGTCCGCGTTCGGGGCATCGGATG GTATTATACAAGCACAAGATTATTCTTTTTGGTGGCTTTTATGATACACTTAGAGAAGTGAG GTACTACAATGATCTATTTGTATTCGACCTTGATCAATTTaag TGGCAAGAAATAAAGCCTAAGCCTGGAGCAATGTGGCCAACTGGGCGTAGTggttttcaattatttgtttacCAAGATGAT ATTTTCTTATATGGTGGCTATTCAAAAGAAGTTTCATCTGACAAGAGTGCCTCTGAGAAAGGAATTGTTCATTCAGATATGTGGTCCCTTGATCCTAAGACTTGGGAATGGAACAAG GTCAAGAAAAGTGGGATGCCTCCTGGTCCTCGTGCAGGGTTTTCCATGTGTGTTCATAAGAGGAGGGCACTGCTATTTGGTGGTGTTGTGGATATAGAAGTTGAAG GTGATACAATGATGAGCTTGTTCTTGAATGAGCTTTATGGCTTTCAGTTAGACACCAATCGCTG GTATCCTCTTGAGTTAAGAAAGGATAAATCAACAAAAGATAAG TTAAGAAAGACTGAACAAAATTGTACCAACGATGTCGACAAGAAGGTAGAATCACTATGTACTGCAAGAGATGAAACTGATGATATGGAGTGCGAAGAAAGCAGCATTGTTGATATATCCCAGAATATTGCGTCAAAGATGGCTATTGCTGACAGTGAAACACTTACCAAACCGGAAGGAAAGTCCAAGGAATCTGGTGCTAAATTGGACATTCAGAATGGTTTGTCCGAG GTAGTGAAACCCTGTGGACGTATCAATTCTTGCATGGCTGTTGGAAGagatacattatacatatatggTGGCATGATGGAGATTAAAGATCAAGAAATCACTCTTGACGACTTGTATTCTCTGAACCTTAGCAAACTTGATGAATGGAAGTGCATCATACCA GCATCAGAATCTGAATGGGTGGAAGTTTCAGAggatgaggatgatgatgaagaaaatgaagatgatgacgACGATGATGAATCTAATAGCGATGGTACAAGTGAGGAGAACGAAGAAGATGATGACGATGAG AATGCATCAGATCAGGTGGGAGATGCTGTTGCCTTAATCAAGGGAGGGATAAAGAATCTGCGTAGGAAAGAAAGAAGGTCACGGATAGAGCAAATCAGAGCTAGCCTTGGCTTGTCAGATTCACAGAGAACACCATTG GCAGGTGAATCCTTGAGAGATTTCTATAAGCGTACAAATTTGTATTGGCAAATGGCAGCCCATGAACACACCCAGCACACCGGAAAA
- the LOC123902792 gene encoding elongator complex protein 3, which translates to MAAAMVAEPKKAPRPGKGGFEGHGLTEEEARVRAIAEIVNSMVDLSHKGHKVDLNALKSAACRKYGLSRAPKLVEMIAALPDSEREVLLPKLRAKPIRTASGIAVVAVMSKPHRCPHIATTGNICVYCPGGPDSDFEYSTQSYTGYEPTSMRAIRARYNPYVQTRSRIDQLKRLGHSVDKVEFILMGGTFMSLPADYRDYFIRNLHDALSGHTSANVEEAVTYSEHSATKCIGMTIETRPDYCLGPHLRQMLNYGCTRLEIGVQSTYEDVARDTNRGHTVAAVADCFCLAKDAGFKVVAHMMPDLPNVGVERDMESFREFFESPLFRADGLKIYPTLVIRGTGLYELWKTGRYRNYPPEQLVDIIARILSMVPPWTRVYRVQRDIPMPLVTSGVEKGNLRELALARMEDLGLKCRDVRTREAGIQDIHHQIKPEEVELVRRDYMANEGWETFLSYEDTRQDILVGLLRLRKCGRNTTCPELMGKCSIIRELHVYGTAVPVHGRDSDKLQHQGYGTLLMEEAERIARKEHRSTKIGVISGVGTRHYYRKLGYELEGPYMVKYLM; encoded by the exons ATGGCGGCTGCAATGGTAGCAGAGCCGAAAAAGGCACCACGGCCGGGGAAAGGAGGATTCGAAGGCCACGGCCTCACCGAAGAAGAAGCACGTGTACGCGCCATTGCAGAGATTGTAAACTCCATGGTTGATCTATCTCATAAAGGCCACAAAGTTGATCTCAACGCTCTCAAATCCGCCGCGTGCCGTAAATACGGCCTCTCACGTGCGCCCAAACTTGTTGAGATGATTGCTGCTTTACCTGACTCCGAACGAGAGGTTCTTCTTCCCAAACTCCGAGCCAAACCTATCCGAACTGCTTCTGGAATAGCTGTTGTTGCTGTTATGTCAAAGCCTCATCGTTGCCCTCACATCGCCACCACCGGTAATATTTGTGTTTACTGCCCCGGTGGTCCTGACTCTGATTTTGAATATAGTACTCAGTCTTATACTGGTTATGAACCTACCAGTATGCGTGCAATTCGAGCTCG GTATAACCCTTATGTGCAGACAAGAAGTAGGATAGATCAGCTTAAGCGTTTAGGTCACAGTGTAGACAAG GTTGAGTTTATATTAATGGGTGGAACTTTCATGTCGCTTCCAGCGGATTATCGTGATTACTTTATAAGGAATCTTCATGATGCGTTGTCTGGACACACATCTGCCAATGTAGAAGAGGCGGTGACTTACTCTGAGCATAGTGCAACCAAGTGTATTGGCATGACAATTGAAAC GAGGCCAGATTATTGTCTTGGGCCTCACTTGCGACAAATGCTTAATTACGGTTGTACACGATTGGAGATTGGAGTCCAAAGCACCTATGAGGATGTTGCCCGTGACACTAATAGAGGACATACTGTTGCTGCTGTAGCTGATTGTTTTTGCCTGGCTAAAGATGCCGGTTTCAAG GTAGTTGCTCACATGATGCCCGATCTTCCAAATGTTGGCGTTGAAAGGGACATGGAAAGTTTCCGAGAATTTTTTGAAAGTCCTTTGTTTAGAGCAGATGGACTTAAAATATACCCCACTCTTGTTATACGTGGAACTGGGCTTTATGAGCTCTGGAAAACTGGCAG GTATAGAAATTATCCACCTGAGCAACTTGTGGACATCATAGCAAGGATCCTTTCAATGGTACCTCCGTGGACACGTGTTTATAGAGTACAGCGGGATATTCCGATGCCTTTGGTTACCTCTGGGGTTGAGAAAGGGAATCTAAGGGAGCTAGCATTAGCTCGAATGGAAGACTTGGGATTAAAATGCCGTGATGTCCGGACCAGAGAAGCGGGAATCCAG GATATTCATCACCAAATTAAGCCAGAAGAGGTGGAGCTTGTTCGTCGTGATTATATGGCAAATGAAGGTTGGGAAACATTTCTGTCATATGAAGATACACGGCAG GATATCCTCGTTGGTTTGTTGCGACTGAGAAAATGTGGCCGAAACACTACTTGTCCAGAGCTTATGGGCAAGTGTTCTATAATTCGTGAGCTCCATGTTTATGGAACTGCTGTACCAGTTCATGGACGGGACTCTGACAAGCTACAACACCAG GGTTATGGTACGCTTCTTATGGAGGAGGCTGAGCGGATTGCTCGGAAAGAACACAGATCAACTAAGATAGGTGTAATTTCAGGGGTTGGCACACGCCATTACTACCGAAAATTGGGATATGAGCTTGAAGGGCCTTACATGGTGAAATAtctaatgtaa
- the LOC123902793 gene encoding methylthioribose kinase-like, whose protein sequence is MSNFSEFKPLNENTLIEYIKSIPSLSSKLGNNFSDITVKEVGDGNLNFVFIVSNSTGSFVLKQALPYVRCIGESWPMTKERAYFESLALKEEGKLCPQHVPEVYHFDRTMSLIGMRYLEPPHIILRKGLIAGVEYPLLAEHMSDFMAKTLFFTSLLFRSTTEHKRDVAEFCGNVELCRLTEQVVFSDPYKVSEYNRWNSPYLDQDAKAVREDNLLKLEVAELKSKFCERAQALIHGDLHTGSVMVTRESTQVIDPEFAFYGPIGFDIGAFLGNLILAYYSQDGHADQANDRKGYKEWILKTIEDTWNLFHHKFTALWDEHKNGAGEAYLPAIYNNPEVQLLVQKKYITDVFHDSLGFGAAKMIRRIIGVAHVEDLESIADAGKRATCEHRALNLAKTLLKERRKFESISEIVSAIQQF, encoded by the exons ATGTCTAATTTCTCAGAGTTCAAACCTCTCAACGAAAACACACTCATCGAATACATAAAATCAATCCCTTCCCTTTCATCAAAACTCGGCAACAACTTTTCCGACATAACCGTTAAAGAAGTCGGAGATGGCAACCTTAATTTCGTCTTCATCGTTTCAAACTCAACTGGTTCTTTTGTCCTCAAACAG GCTTTACCATATGTTCGTTGCATAGGAGAATCATGGCCGATGACAAAAGAAAGAGCTTATTTTGAATCGTTGGCTTTGAAAGAAGAGGGTAAACTGTGTCCTCAACATGTTCCAGAAGTTTATCATTTTGATCGTACAATGTCTTTGATTGGTATGCGTTATTTGGAACCGCCGCATATAATTCTCAGAAAAGGGTTGATTGCTGGTGTTGAGTACCCTTTGTTAGCTGAACATATGTCTGATTTCATGGCAAAGACACTCTTTTTTACTTCTCTGCTTTTTCGTTCTACCACTGAGCATAAACGGGACG TTGCCGAATTTTGCGGGAATGTGGAGTTATGCAGGCTCACTGAGCAGGTTGTTTTTTCCGACCCTTATAAAGTTTCTGAGTATAATCGCTGGAATTCTCCTTATCTGGACCAAGATGCCAAGGCTGTTCGGGAAGACAATCTACTAAAGCTTGAAGTTGCTGAGCTGAAATCGAA GTTCTGTGAAAGGGCTCAGGCACTAATACATGGAGATCTACACACTGGTTCTGTGATGGTTACTCGTGAATCAACACAAGTTATTGATCCTGAGTTTGCATTTTATGGACCAATCGGTTTTGATATTGGAGCATTCCTGGGAAACTTGATTTTGGCGTACTATTCTCAGGATGGGCATGCTGATCAAGCAAACGATCGAAAA GGATATAAGGAATGGATTCTTAAGACAATTGAAGACACTTGGAATCTTTTCCACCATAAATTCACTGCACTTTGGGATGAACATAAAAATGGTGCTGGTGAGGCATATCTTCCAGCAATCTATAACAATCCTGAAGTTCAGCTACTTGTACAGAAGAAATACATAACAGATGTGTTTCATGATAGTCTCGGATTTGGTGCTGCCAAAATGATAAG GAGAATTATTGGTGTGGCACATGTTGAGGATCTTGAATCTATTGCTGATGCTGGTAAACGGGCAACCTGTGAACATCGGGCACTCAATTTAGCTAAGACGCTTCTCAAGGAAAGAAGAAAATTTGAGAGCATTTCTGAAATTGTCTCAGCAATTCAGCAATTTTAG
- the LOC123902794 gene encoding uncharacterized protein LOC123902794 isoform X1 encodes MASFTPKTNGILLPKEHQITLPFQLETTGEKVKVEENCLSQKKVKVEENCELPWDALDIISKTLELDDHFQFSSVCKNWRAFHKIYWTSFLASQEPLLLQLSYRNESLSFISIPDQKVYCSNMTKKYFYPHPYIMSSSGYLITMDSNNSFLLINPFTRTKKVTNPITFHYNPVSYYALLAFDKCSEEFVLVVLCRLNESLHVYQSRNCGWVTYSPTMRILEKIVDFVVLHNIIYVVTNTGNIGILCLNSANIKFLKFNNTSDVEFCFDIKLVNCDEQLLVVMLWRKEIWNVYKVDFSTMNYVKMETLGDIALFYADEKHCYALSKANMWGYESNSMYAVGSYSTKYSLYLPEVFSGGDKKLQKYFTLPAHLVGTGIAGYFPRDWYFRHLKYEVDYSLVE; translated from the exons ATGGCCTCTTTCACTCCCAAAACCAATGGTATTCTGCTGCCAAAGGAACATCAAATCACACTTCCTTTTCAACTTGAGACCACTG GGGAAAAGGTGAAGGTAGAAGAGAACTGCTTGTCACAAAAAAAGGTGAAGGTAGAAGAGAACTGTGAACTTCCTTGGGATGCGCTTGATATCATTTCGAAAACACTAGAGCTTGACGACCACTTTCAATTTTCCAGTGTGTGCAAGAATTGGAGGgcttttcataaaatttattggACAAGTTTTTTGGCATCCCAAGAACCATTACTTCTTCAACTTTCGTATAGGAATGAATCACTTTCCTTTATCAGCATACCCGACCAAAAAGTTTATTGCTCAAATATGACGAAGAAGTACTTCTACCCCCACCCTTATATTATGTCTTCTAGCGGTTATTTAATCACGATGGATTCCAATAACTCATTTTTGCTAATCAATCCATTTACAAGAACAAAGAAGGTAACCAATCCCATTACCTTTCATTATAATCCTGTTAGTTACTATGCCTTGCTTGCTTTTGACAAATGCTCCGAGGAATTTGTCTTGGTGGTTTTATGCAGACTTAATGAGAGTTTGCATGTCTATCAATCTCGAAATTGTGGTTGGGTTACTTATTCGCCGACAATGAGAATTCTAGAGAAGATTGTTGACTTTGTGGTTTTgcataatataatatatgttgTCACTAACACGGGCAACATAGGGATACTCTGTTTGAATTCtgcaaatattaaatttctaaaatttaataatactTCCGATGTAGAATTTTGCTTCGACATTAAGTTGGTTAATTGTGATGAGCAACTTTTAGTGGTTATGTTATGGCGCAAGGAAATATGGAATGTGTACAAGGTAGACTTCTCAACCATGAATTATGTCAAAATGGAAACTTTGGGCGACATTGCACTATTTTATGCTGATGAAAAACACTGTTATGCATTGAGCAAGGCGAACATGTGGGGATATGAGAGCAACTCTATGTATGCCGTCGGTTCTTATTCTACAAAGTATAGTTTGTATTTACCGGAAGTGTTTTCAGGGGGTGATAAAAAGTTGCAAAAATACTTTACACTTCCAGCTCATCTTGTTGGAACAGGAATAGCAGGTTACTTCCCGCGtgattggtattttagacatCTAAAATATGAGGTAGATTATTCTCTAGTTGAATAA
- the LOC123902794 gene encoding uncharacterized protein LOC123902794 isoform X2 has protein sequence MASFTPKTNGILLPKEHQITLPFQLETTGEKVKVEENCLSQKKVKVEENCELPWDALDIISKTLELDDHFQFSSVCKNWRAFHKIYWTSFLASQEPLLLQLSYRNESLSFISIPDQKVYCSNMTKKYFYPHPYIMSSSGYLITMDSNNSFLLINPFTRTKKT, from the exons ATGGCCTCTTTCACTCCCAAAACCAATGGTATTCTGCTGCCAAAGGAACATCAAATCACACTTCCTTTTCAACTTGAGACCACTG GGGAAAAGGTGAAGGTAGAAGAGAACTGCTTGTCACAAAAAAAGGTGAAGGTAGAAGAGAACTGTGAACTTCCTTGGGATGCGCTTGATATCATTTCGAAAACACTAGAGCTTGACGACCACTTTCAATTTTCCAGTGTGTGCAAGAATTGGAGGgcttttcataaaatttattggACAAGTTTTTTGGCATCCCAAGAACCATTACTTCTTCAACTTTCGTATAGGAATGAATCACTTTCCTTTATCAGCATACCCGACCAAAAAGTTTATTGCTCAAATATGACGAAGAAGTACTTCTACCCCCACCCTTATATTATGTCTTCTAGCGGTTATTTAATCACGATGGATTCCAATAACTCATTTTTGCTAATCAATCCATTTACAAGAACAAAGAAG ACTTAA
- the LOC123902795 gene encoding CWF19-like protein 2 isoform X2 — protein MHLARNIMQNKQFKVSTQADDEYDFEDGPSRKSRKKQGGEDPKNIQKKTNANRFLTQKERCLFCLENPNRPMHLVVSIANFTYLMLPQRQPLVPGHCCILPIHHESATRTVEDNVWVEIRNFKKCLIMMFAKQDKEAVFLETVMGLAQQRRHCMIECIPLPKDIANEAPLYFKKAIDEAEDEWSQHNAKRLIDTSEKGLRNSIPKDFPYFHVEFGLNKGFVHVVDDEKQFKSNLGLNVIRGMLHLAEEDMYRRQRYEALEVQKQAVSSFSKDWGHFDWTKQLHET, from the exons ATGCATCTTGCTCGCAATATAATGCAGAACAAGCAGTTTAAAGTTTCTACTCAGGCAGACGATGAATATGACTTTGAAGATGGTCCAAGCAGAAAGAGTAGAAAGAAACAAGGGGGTGAAGACCCCaaaaatatccaaaaaaagaCAAATGCAAATCGATTCTTGACCCAGAAAGAACGTTGCCTCTTTTGTCTAGAGAATCCAAATCGGCCTATGCATCTTGTGGTGTCTATTGCAAATTTCACATATCTTATGTTGCCACAGCGGCAGCCCTTGGTACCCGGTCATTGCTGTATTCTACCCATTCAC CATGAATCAGCTACGAGAACCGTGGAGGATAATGTGTGGGTAGAAATTAGAAATTTCAAAAAATGTCTTATTATGATGTTTGCAAAGCAAGATAAGGAAGCGGTGTTTCTTGAAACTGTGATGGGATTGGCTCAGCAACGGCGCCATTGTATGATTGAGTGCATTCCTTTACCCAAAGATATTGCTAATGAGGCTCCTTTATACTTTAAAAAG GCAATTGATGAAGCAGAAGATGAGTGGAGCCAGCACAATGCTAAAAGACTCATTGATACAAGTGAAAAGGGGTTGCGCAACTCCATTCCCAAGGACTTCCCATATTTTCATGTAGAGTTTGGTCTAAACAAAGGTTTTGTCCATGTTGTCGATGATGAAAAGCAGTTTAAGAGTAATCTTGGCTTGAATGTCATTAGAGGCATGCTGCATTTGGCTGAGGAAGACATGTATAGACGTCAAAGGTACGAGGCACTGGAGGTGCAAAAGCAAGCTGTTTCCAGTTTTTCCAAAGATTGGGGACATTTTGACTGGACAAAGCAGCTACATGAAACATAA
- the LOC123902795 gene encoding CWF19-like protein 2 isoform X1, translating into MQRISVEQKKGEDDADMHLARNIMQNKQFKVSTQADDEYDFEDGPSRKSRKKQGGEDPKNIQKKTNANRFLTQKERCLFCLENPNRPMHLVVSIANFTYLMLPQRQPLVPGHCCILPIHHESATRTVEDNVWVEIRNFKKCLIMMFAKQDKEAVFLETVMGLAQQRRHCMIECIPLPKDIANEAPLYFKKAIDEAEDEWSQHNAKRLIDTSEKGLRNSIPKDFPYFHVEFGLNKGFVHVVDDEKQFKSNLGLNVIRGMLHLAEEDMYRRQRYEALEVQKQAVSSFSKDWGHFDWTKQLHET; encoded by the exons ATGCAGAGGATATCTGTTGAACAGAAGAAAGGAGAGGATGATGCCGATATGCATCTTGCTCGCAATATAATGCAGAACAAGCAGTTTAAAGTTTCTACTCAGGCAGACGATGAATATGACTTTGAAGATGGTCCAAGCAGAAAGAGTAGAAAGAAACAAGGGGGTGAAGACCCCaaaaatatccaaaaaaagaCAAATGCAAATCGATTCTTGACCCAGAAAGAACGTTGCCTCTTTTGTCTAGAGAATCCAAATCGGCCTATGCATCTTGTGGTGTCTATTGCAAATTTCACATATCTTATGTTGCCACAGCGGCAGCCCTTGGTACCCGGTCATTGCTGTATTCTACCCATTCAC CATGAATCAGCTACGAGAACCGTGGAGGATAATGTGTGGGTAGAAATTAGAAATTTCAAAAAATGTCTTATTATGATGTTTGCAAAGCAAGATAAGGAAGCGGTGTTTCTTGAAACTGTGATGGGATTGGCTCAGCAACGGCGCCATTGTATGATTGAGTGCATTCCTTTACCCAAAGATATTGCTAATGAGGCTCCTTTATACTTTAAAAAG GCAATTGATGAAGCAGAAGATGAGTGGAGCCAGCACAATGCTAAAAGACTCATTGATACAAGTGAAAAGGGGTTGCGCAACTCCATTCCCAAGGACTTCCCATATTTTCATGTAGAGTTTGGTCTAAACAAAGGTTTTGTCCATGTTGTCGATGATGAAAAGCAGTTTAAGAGTAATCTTGGCTTGAATGTCATTAGAGGCATGCTGCATTTGGCTGAGGAAGACATGTATAGACGTCAAAGGTACGAGGCACTGGAGGTGCAAAAGCAAGCTGTTTCCAGTTTTTCCAAAGATTGGGGACATTTTGACTGGACAAAGCAGCTACATGAAACATAA
- the LOC123911572 gene encoding uncharacterized protein LOC123911572, giving the protein MENLGKVNDFVVLHDKIYVVTMKANIWVKWHPPDANWICLHSDGAMKNDIAGCGGVLRDQAGTWIMGFAKHVGNATAYIAELWGVYEGLKLARRRGFERVELRIDSMVVVRSIQGQKVGSVAADKVADALATMGCSLKETRVLEEPSFDLEQLCLADVLGVSTPHVISM; this is encoded by the exons ATGGAAAATCTAGGGAAGGTTAATGACTTTGTGGTTTTGCATGATAAGATATATGTTGTCACTATGAAGGCCAACATATGG GTTAAATGGCACCCACCGGATGCTAATTGGATATGTCTTCATAGTGATGGAGCAATGAAAAATGACATCGCTGGTTGTGGTGGAGTATTGAGAGATCAAGCAGGTACATGGATTATGGGATTTGCGAAGCATGTAGGAAATGCAACTGCTTATATAGCAGAGCTCTGGGGTGTTTATGAAGGTTTGAAACTAGCTCGACGTAGAGGTTTTGAAAGGGTGGAACTACGTATAGACTCTATGGTGGTGGTGCGAAGTATCCAAGGTCAAAAGGTAGGTAGTGTTGCAG CTGATAAAGTTGCAGATGCTTTGGCCACTATGGGGTGTTCATTGAAAGAGACTAGAGTTTTAGAAGAACCGTCATTTGATCTTGAGCAATTGTGCTTAGCTGATGTATTGGGAGTATCTACTCCTCATGTTATTTCTATGTAA